The Vulcanimicrobium alpinum sequence GCGCGGGATGACGGTTGTAAACGAGGAAGCCGAACACCGCGCCGAGCACTGCGGCGGCGAAGATCGCGACGCCGATCGCGTGCAGAATCCCCGCGATGCAGACGAACGCGACCAGCGGCGGCACGACCGTCCCGCCGGCGAGCCCGTCGAGACCATCGGTGAGGTTGACGGCGTGCGTCGTGGCGAGCACGACGCAGATCGAGAGCCCGTACCACAGCCACGCCGGGACCGGACCGATCGCGACGAACGACATCGTCTGCGGTCCGGCGACGAGGAGGAACGCGGTCGCCGCGGCGGCGGTGAGCGCGAACTTCGGCACCGCGCGCAGACCTTTGTTCTTCTGCTTGCGGATCTTTGCGAGATCGTCGACCGCGCCGATCGCCATGCAGGAGTAAACGAGCAGCGCGAGAGCGGCCGTGGTGCGCGACGGCGCGAGCAGCAGCGCGATCGGCGGCGCGATCGCGAACAGCACGCCGCCCATCGTCGGCGTCCCGGTCTTCGTCTGATGCGATTTGGGCGCGTCCTCGTAGGCCGTCTGCCGCGCTGCGGCGCGCTGCAGCCGCGCGATGAGGGGGCGCCCCAGCAGCGCGGTCAGGATGAACGCGGGCAGCGTCGCGAACACGCCCGTTACGGCGAGGATCCCGAGGCCCAGCGGTGCGTTGACGAGCGCGAATGCAGCCGGATTTGCCGTCACGGTGCCGCCAGCGGGCTTGGCCCGTCCCCGCGCCACGTGAGCACGACCAGCGGCGTCTGCTCGTCGCCGTTGCCGTGCGGGTTGCCGAGCAGCGCGCGCTCCACCGCGCCGCGGTCGAGCTGCGGCGACGCACCGAGCGTCTTCGCGCGGTGCAGATCGTTGGCGTCGATGATCGCGACGTGCACGCCGAGCGCCGCGGCGAGCTCCGACGCGACACGATCGGGCTCGGCCGGGCCGAGGACGATCGCGCGTTCGTACGGCGGCAGGGTGCCGGTGTACCCGTCGATCGCCGCGATCGCCTCGCCGAGGATCTCGTAGAACACGCCGCGCTTTCCGCGCAGCGCGGCGAGCACGTGCGCGATCGCGGCGCGCACCACGTTCGCCGCGCCGACGTCGTCGATCACCAGCTGCAGCGATTCGGGCTGATTGATCGTCGCGAGCGCCCCGGCCCGGCGCGAGAGCGCGAGCGCGAGCCTCGAGGGGCGGATGTACTCGGCGGGGATGAAACGCGACTGCGCGATCGCGACCGCCGTCTCGGCGACCGCGACGACGTCGCCCGGGCGCGCGATCCCGCGCACGGACTCGCCGACCAGCACCGTGAGATCGTCGCCCGGGGCGATCAGCCGCGTGCGCACGGGGATCGCGATGAGCCCGTCGGGGATCCCCGGCTCGCGGACTGCGACCGGAATCATCGGAACACCTCGGCGCCGAGCGCCGTCGCGATCTCCTCCATCTTGTACCGGCGCGAACCTTTGAGCAGGATCGCGTCGCCGCGCTGAACGTTCGCGCGCAGCCACGCGACCGCGTCGTCGTTGGTCGCGTACCGATAGACGTGACCGCCGGCCGCTTCGACGCCGCGCGCGGTGTCGTCGGCGAACGGACCGCCGGCGAGGACGACGTCGGCGCGCGTCGCCGCGATCGCTCCGATCTTCTCGTGCATCGCGGGCGAGTCGTCGCCGAGTTCGGCCATGCTGCCCAGCACCGCGATGCGACGCTCCGCTTCTTCGCGTCCGAACGTCGCGAGCGTCGCGAGCGTCCCCGAGAGCGACGCGTTGTACGCGTCGAACACGAGCCGCACGTCGTCGCGCAGCTCGACGACTTCGTAGCGGCCGTGCGGGAGCGCGAGCGTGCCGACCGCCTCCGCGA is a genomic window containing:
- a CDS encoding coenzyme F420-0:L-glutamate ligase, with the translated sequence MIPVAVREPGIPDGLIAIPVRTRLIAPGDDLTVLVGESVRGIARPGDVVAVAETAVAIAQSRFIPAEYIRPSRLALALSRRAGALATINQPESLQLVIDDVGAANVVRAAIAHVLAALRGKRGVFYEILGEAIAAIDGYTGTLPPYERAIVLGPAEPDRVASELAAALGVHVAIIDANDLHRAKTLGASPQLDRGAVERALLGNPHGNGDEQTPLVVLTWRGDGPSPLAAP
- the mraY gene encoding phospho-N-acetylmuramoyl-pentapeptide-transferase, with the translated sequence MTANPAAFALVNAPLGLGILAVTGVFATLPAFILTALLGRPLIARLQRAAARQTAYEDAPKSHQTKTGTPTMGGVLFAIAPPIALLLAPSRTTAALALLVYSCMAIGAVDDLAKIRKQKNKGLRAVPKFALTAAAATAFLLVAGPQTMSFVAIGPVPAWLWYGLSICVVLATTHAVNLTDGLDGLAGGTVVPPLVAFVCIAGILHAIGVAIFAAAVLGAVFGFLVYNRHPARVFMGDTGSLALGGALAGVAVLTGAHLFLLLIGGVFVAETLSVIIQVASYKTTRRRVFRMSPLHHHFELGGWPETKVTSRFWLASLLLSLVGFALIARTT